From a single Glycine soja cultivar W05 chromosome 19, ASM419377v2, whole genome shotgun sequence genomic region:
- the LOC114399424 gene encoding protein ECERIFERUM 2-like: MSNSRVALNSKLTVVSSRPVSSSGKAHALSALDRGMGSHTLHVIYYYKNEENWFESFDLNSLRESLSEVLTLYPTVTGRLGIRGVDGGWEVKCNDAGVRVIKASVDATLDQWLKSASGSEENLLVAWDHMPDDPTTWSPFRIQINSFQGGGVAIGISCSHMVADLTFVASFFKSWTEVHRHLPITHPPFVAPNHADAESLPRHAKTDSPRNMATATFKFSTSIINQCLTKVHDTCPNATPFDFLAALFWSRIARVKPPKNHHQTQSLCICTDFRSLIKASLPIGYFGNALHFSMLSQKVEDMESGQLGGIVSAVHGHLGGLSEEEIWSTNEGNYCMYGTELTCVCMEHLVFEEENESLLYAAMFGNNEKPVHVSCRVGNVDGEGLITVMPSSVGGLSRTVMVMLPEEELAELSKDEAILELEPAMLLAGCVDH, from the exons ATGTCGAACTCGAGGGTAGCTCTGAACTCAAAACTAACGGTTGTGTCAAGCAGACCCGTTAGTTCTTCGGGTAAGGCTCATGCGCTATCCGCGCTGGACCGTGGCATGGGATCACACACACTGCATGTTATATACTACTACAAGAATGAGGAGAACTGGTTTGAGTCGTTTGATTTGAACTCTTTGAGGGAATCGTTGTCTGAGGTTCTGACTCTGTACCCTACTGTGACGGGTCGGTTGGGAATTAGAGGAGTGGATGGTGGGTGGGAAGTGAAGTGTAATGATGCGGGCGTTCGGGTCATAAAGGCCAGCGTGGATGCCACACTTGATCAATGGCTCAAATCTGCCTCTGGCTCCGAAGAGAACCTTCTGGTTGCTTGGGATCATATGCCTGATGATCCTACCACATGGTCTCCCTTCCGAATTCAG ATAAACAGCTTCCAAGGGGGAGGGGTTGCAATAGGAATAAGTTGTAGTCACATGGTGGCAGATCTAACTTTCGTGGCATCATTTTTCAAATCATGGACCGAAGTTCACCGCCACTTGCCCATTACCCACCCTCCTTTCGTCGCTCCAAATCACGCAGATGCAGAGTCTCTCCCTCGCCATGCAAAAACAGATTCTCCGAGAAACATGGCCACAGCCACCTTCAAGTTTTCCacttcaatcatcaatcaatgCCTCACCAAAGTCCATGACACGTGCCCCAACGCCACCCCATTTGATTTCCTCGCGGCTCTGTTTTGGTCTCGCATCGCTCGCGTCAAACCTCCAAAGAATCACCACCAAACACAGTCTCTATGCATTTGCACCGACTTTAGGAGTCTCATAAAAGCGTCACTCCCTATAGGGTACTTCGGCAATGCATTGCACTTTTCAATGCTCTCGCAGAAAGTGGAGGACATGGAGAGTGGCCAGTTAGGAGGCATAGTTAGTGCAGTGCATGGGCATTTGGGAGGGCTTTCAGAGGAAGAAATTTGGTCTACCAATGAAGGGAATTATTGCATGTATGGGACTGAGTTAACTTGTGTTTGCATGGAGCACTTGGTGTTTGAGGAAGAAAATGAGTCGTTGCTATATGCTGCAATGTTCGGGAATAACGAGAAACCAGTTCATGTTTCGTGTCGCGTGGGGAATGTGGATGGTGAAGGTTTGATCACAGTGATGCCTTCCTCAGTGGGAGGACTTTCGAGAACAGTGATGGTGATGCTTCCTGAGGAAGAACTCGCTGAACTAAGCAAAGACGAAGCAATATTGGAGTTGGAGCCAGCGATGCTTCTTGCTGGTTGTGTGGACCATTAG
- the LOC114398914 gene encoding probable aldo-keto reductase 1 — MEFIRLNQSNKHPKFDVGAPRDLPRDQIQIATKFVIVKMENGNVIVNGSPEYVRSCCEGSLQRLGVSYIDLYYQHCVDTTVPIEDTIGELKKLVQEGKIRYIGLSEASLDTIRRAHAVYPITAVQMEWSLWTREIEQDIVPLCRYLSRVSIM, encoded by the exons ATGGAATTTATCCGATTAAACCAATCCAATAAGCACCCTAAGTTCGACGTTGGA GCTCCCAGGGACTTGCCTCGagatcaaattcagattgcaacAAAGTTTGTGATTGTCAAAATGGAAAATGGTAATGTGATAGTGAACGGTTCCCCTGAATATGTTCGGTCCTGTTGCGAGGGTAGCCTCCAACGCCTTGGTGTCAGCTACATTGATCTCTATTATCAGCACTGTGTTGACACCACTGTACCCATTGAAGACACT ATTGGAGAGCTTAAAAAGCTGGTCCAAGAGGGAAAAATAAGGTACATAGGATTGTCGGAAGCTAGCCTTGACACAATTAGAAGGGCACATGCTGTTTATCCCATTACTGCTGTGCAAATGGAGTGGTCCCTTTGGACTCGTGAAATTGAGCAAGATATTGTTCCACTTTGCAGGTACTTGTCGAGGGTGTCCATAATGTAA
- the LOC114398017 gene encoding calmodulin-like yields MKDALREEQIGEFLEAFCLFDKDGDGCITIEELSTAIRSLDENPTVEELQIMMNEVDMDGNGTIEFGEFLNLMARKMKETEAEEELKEAFRVFDKDHDGYISPSELRSVMRTIGEKVTDEEVEQMVKEADLDGDGLIDYEEFVRMMLAD; encoded by the exons ATGAAGGACGCCTTGAGGGAAGAGCAAATTGGTGAGTTTTTGGAGGCCTTCTGTCTTTTTGACAAAGATGGAGATG GCTGCATAACCATCGAAGAATTAAGCACTGCAATCAGATCACTagatgaaaatccaacggtggAGGAGTTGCAAATTATGATGAACGAAGTGGACATGGACGGCAACGGAACCATAGAATTCGGGGAATTCTTGAATCTCATGGCCAGAAAAATGAAG GAAACTGAAGCAGAAGAGGAACTGAAGGAAGCTTTCAGGGTGTTTGACAAAGATCATGATGGTTATATATCGCCCAGTGAG TTGAGGTCTGTAATGAGAACTATTGGGGAGAAGGTGACAGACGAAGAAGTGGAACAGATGGTCAAAGAGGCAGATTTAGATGGTGATGGCCTCATTGATTATGAAGAGTTCGTGAGGATGATGTTGGCTGATTAA
- the LOC114398216 gene encoding ammonium transporter 3 member 2-like translates to MEFPTNLLPDEASPEWMNKGDNAWQLMAATVVGLQSIPGLVILYGSLVKKTWAINSAFMAFYAFAGVLLCWVGWGFRMSFGEKMVFFLGKPGVAVDEKFLLGKAFLGLFPNATMVFFQGVFAGITLILIAGALLGRMNFRAWMLFVPLWLTFSYTVTAFSIWCPDGWLAKLGVIDFSGGYVIHLSAGVAGFTAAYWVGPRSEKDREIFASNNMIVVLAGAGLLWMGWSGFNGGGPFVASTVASLAVLNTHVCAAASIIVWVLLDTFYFGKPTVFGAVQGMITGLVCITPAAGVVQGWAAILMGVMSGSIPWYTMMILHDKLPFLKQIDDPMAVFHTHAVAGALGGVLTGLLAVPKLCRLFYMVPDWEKYIGLAYGLQNGATHAGLRQMAIQVGAIVFVIIFNFVTTSLICLLVGSIVPLRIDTDALQMGDKAMHGEEAFAFYGGDPTAKFENLKHNKVYDTQDFSFVRDTRSFAQLQMV, encoded by the exons ATGGAGTTTCCTACGAACCTTTTGCCAGACGAAGCGAGCCCAGAATGGATGAACAAAGGAGACAATGCATGGCAGCTTATGGCAGCAACTGTGGTGGGTCTCCAAAGCATTCCGGGGCTGGTGATTCTCTACGGAAGCCTAGTGAAAAAAACATGGGCCATTAACTCTGCTTTCATGGCCTTCTACGCCTTCGCGGGGGTACTTCTATGCTGGGTGGGGTGGGGATTCCGCATGTCATTCGGCGAGAAAATGGTGTTCTTCTTGGGGAAACCCGGGGTGGCGGTGGACGAGAAGTTTCTTCTGGGGAAAGCTTTTCTGGGGCTCTTTCCCAATGCTACGATGGTGTTTTTTCAGGGGGTGTTTGCGGGGATCACCTTGATCTTGATAGCTGGGGCGTTGCTCGGGAGGATGAACTTTCGTGCGTGGATGCTGTTTGTGCCTCTTTGGCTTACTTTTTCGTACACCGTCACTGCCTTTAGCATTTGGTGCCCCGATGGCTGGTTGGCAAAGCTTGGAGTTATTGATTTCTCTGGCGGATATGTTATTCACCTCTCCGCCGGAGTTGCTGGTTTTACTGCAGCTTATTGG GTGGGTCCACGATCTGAAAAGGACAGAGAAATATTTGCATCAAACAACATGATTGTGGTGCTTGCAGGCGCAGGCCTGCTTTGGATGGGTTGGAGTGGGTTCAACGGTGGAGGTCCGTTCGTGGCGAGCACGGTGGCATCTCTGGCCGTCCTTAACACACACGTGTGTGCTGCTGCTAGCATCATCGTCTGGGTCCTACTCGACACTTTCTACTTTGGTAAGCCCACTGTGTTTGGCGCCGTACAGGGCATGATCACTGGTCTCGTTTGCATCACACCTGCCGCAG GAGTTGTGCAAGGGTGGGCAGCGATCTTGATGGGTGTGATGTCAGGAAGCATTCCCTGGTACACAATGATGATCCTCCATGACAAGCTCCCATTCCTAAAGCAAATCGACGACCCCATGGCGGTGTTCCACACCCATGCCGTCGCCGGCGCTCTCGGCGGCGTCCTCACGGGGCTCTTGGCGGTGCCTAAACTGTGCCGTCTCTTCTACATGGTCCCCGATTGGGAAAAATACATTGGACTCGCCTATGGCCTCCAGAACGGTGCAACTCATGCGGGTCTAAGGCAAATGGCCATCCAAGTTGGGGCCATAGTTTTCGTTATTATCTTCAACTTTGTTACGACCAGCTTGATTTGCTTGCTCGTGGGGTCCATAGTACCACTCAGGATTGACACCGATGCTTTGCAAATGGGTGACAAGGCAATGCATGGAGAAGAGGCTTTCGCTTTCTATGGAGGAGACCCTACAGCAAAGTTTGAGAACCTCAAGCACAATAAAGTTTATGATACTCAAGACTTTTCGTTTGTTAGAGACACAAGGTCATTTGCCCAGCTTCAAATGGTATAA
- the LOC114400666 gene encoding uncharacterized protein LOC114400666: protein MSDGTLQVLDGTHLRGVDLSLGDDGPFTGANILDIAHSRASSSLFGLSLPDYLKASALTRLRTPDADAFRSAEYTADKASEILRDYISAIANELKDNPLVVSVLDGSTLRLLLEDEDDFAMLAENLFTDLDVEDKGKISKSEIRNALVQMGVEMGVPPFSEFPQLNDLLKKHGADGEEKLGQAQFAQLLQSVLQDLEEELSKQNVVSIQNIRIINGCKLRQLLANEQELNTIVEKALLEKPEAKDGLVGNTEIIRSFLERNAKELGLPPAQADNAVVLLYDAVFAEITKEKDGAELDKEELAKLVKNILEKFAEQLEVNPVYQDLA from the exons ATGTCAGACGGAACATTGCAGGTACTGGACGGAACGCACCTGAGAGGCGTCGATCTGTCCTTAGGCGACGACGGTCCATTCACCGGAGCTAACATACTCGACATTGCCCATTCCCGAGCCTCTTCTTCCCTCTTCGGTCTCTCATTACCCGATTATCTCAAAGCCTCTGCTCTCACGCGCCTCCGCACTCCAGACGCCGATGCTTTCCGCTCCGCCGAGTACACCGCCGACAAGGCCTCCGAGATTCTCCGAGACTACATCTCCGCCATCGCCAATGAACTCAAAG ATAATCCTCTTGTTGTATCAGTCTTGGATGGAAGTACTCTCCGGTTGTTATTAGAGGATGAGGATGACTTTGCCATGTTAGCTGAAAATCTATTCACTGACTTAGATGTCGAAGACAAGGGGAAAATCAGCAAGAGTGAAATTCGGAATGCTCTTGTCCAGATGGGAGTTGAGATGGGCGTTCCTCCTTTCTCAG AATTTCCTCAGCTAAATGACTTGTTGAAAAAACATGGGGCGGATGGAGAAGAAAAATTGGGTCAGGCACAGTTTGCACAGCTTCTGCAGTCTGTACTGCAAGATCTAGAAGAGGAACTTTCTAAACAAAATGTTGTTTCCATTCAGAATATTCGAATCATTAATGGCTGTAAGCTAAGACag CTATTGGCCAATGAACAGGAATTAAACACCATTGTGGAGAAGGCATTGCTGGAAAAACCGGAAGCAAAGGATGGACTAGTAGGGAACACAGAAATAATAAGGAGCTTCCTTGAGAGAAACGCAAAGGAATTGGGTTTACCGCCAGCTCAAGCTGACAATGCAGTTGTTCTTCTTTATGACGCTGTCTTTGCtgaaataacaaaagaaaaagatggtGCTGAATTAGATAAAGAAGAGCTGGCAAAACTTGTGAAGAATATCCTCGAGAAATTCGCAGAGCAGCTAGAAGTTAATCCTGTGTATCAGGACTTAGCTTGA
- the LOC114400533 gene encoding GDP-mannose 3,5-epimerase 2-like: MGSSGTTDYGAYTYQNLEREPYWPSEKLRISITGAGGFIASHIARRLKTEGHYIIASDWKKNEHMTEDMFCHEFHLVDLRVMDNCLTVTKGVDHVFNLAADMGGMGFIQSNHSVIMYNNTMISFNMIEAARINGVKRFFYASSACIYPEFKQLETNVSLKESDAWPAEPQDAYGLEKLATEELCKHYNKDFGIECRIGRFHNIYGPYGTWKGGREKAPAAFCRKTLTSKDRFEMWGDGLQTRSFTFIDECVEGVLRLTKSDFREPVNIGSDEMVSMNEMAEIVLSFEDKNIPIYHIPGPEGVRGRNSDNTLIKEKLGWAPTMKLKDGLRITYFWIKEQLEKEKAEGVDLSGYGSSKVVQTQAPVQLGSLRAADGKE; encoded by the exons ATGGGAAGTTCTGGAACAACCGACTATGGAGCATACACATACCAAAACCTTGAGAGGGAACCTTACTGGCCCTCTGAAAAGCTCAGAATTTCCATCACTGGGGCTGGTGGTTTCATTGCCTCACACATTGCTCGCCGCCTCAAGACCGAGGGACATTACATCATTGCTTCTGATTGGAAGAAGAATGAGCACATGACTGAGGACATGTTCTGCCATGAATTCCATCTTGTTGACCTTAGGGTCATGGATAACTGCTTGACAGTTACCAAGGGTGTGGACCATGTTTTCAATCTTGCTGCTGATATGGGTGGGATGGGTTTTATCCAGTCCAACCACTCAGTCATTATGTACAACAACACCATGATTAGCTTCAACATGATTGAGGCTGCCAGGATCAATGGTGTTAAGAG gtttttttatgCCTCTAGTGCTTGTATCTATCCTGAATTCAAACAGTTGGAGACAAATGTGAGTTTGAAGGAGTCTGATGCCTGGCCTGCTGAG CCACAAGATGCATATGGGCTGGAGAAGCTTGCAACAGAAGAGTTATGCAAGCATTATAACAAGGATTTTGGAATTGAGTGCCGGATTGGGAGATTCCATAACATATATGGTCCTTATGGGACATGGAAGG GTGGAAGGGAGAAGGCTCCTGCTGCTTTTTGTCGCAAGACACTTACTTCCAAAGATCGATTTGAGATGTGGGGAGATGGATTGCAAACAAGATCCTTCACCTTCATTGATGAGTGTGTTGAAGGTGTACTGAG ATTGACTAAATCAGACTTCCGGGAGCCAGTGAATATTGGAAGTGATGAAATGGTCAGTATGAATGAGATGGCAGAGATTGTTCTTAGCTTTGAGGATAAGAATATACCAATATACCATATTCCTGGCCCAGAAGGTGTTCGGGGCCGTAATTCAGACAATACATTAATCAAAGAGAAACTTGGCTGGGCTCCAACTATGAAGTTGAAg GATGGGCTGAGAATTACATACTTTTGGATCAAAGAGCAGCTTGAGAAAGAGAAGGCAGAAGGTGTTGATTTATCAGGCTATGGATCATCCAAAGTGGTTCAGACTCAAGCCCCAGTTCAACTTGGCTCGCTACGTGCTGCAGATGGCAAAGAATAA